A section of the Lepus europaeus isolate LE1 chromosome 19, mLepTim1.pri, whole genome shotgun sequence genome encodes:
- the GPATCH1 gene encoding G patch domain-containing protein 1, whose product MAALGSDSDEDLVSYGTGLEPLEEGERPKKPVPLQDQTVRDEKGRYKRFHGAFSGGFSAGYFNTVGSKEGWTPSTFVSSRQNRADKSVLSPEDFMDEEDLSEFGIAPKAIVTTDDFASKTKDRIREKARQLAAATAPIPGATLLDDLISPAKLSIGFELLRKMGWKEGQGVGPRVKRRPRRQKPDPGVKIYGCALPPGGSEGSEDEEDDYLPDNVTFAPKDVTPVDFTPKDNVHGLAYKGLDPHQALFGTSGEHINLFSGGSEGTSDLLGDVGLSKGRKLGISGQAFGVGALEEEDDDIYAMETLSKYDTVLKDEEPGDGLYGWTAPKQYKSQKESEKDLRYVGKILDGFSLASKPLSSKKIYPPPDLPRDYRPVHYFRPVVAATSENSHLLQVLSESAGKATQDPGTHSRHQLNASKRGEMLGETPVQGASTSVLEFLSQKDRERIKEMKHATDLKAAQLKARSLAQNASSSRLQPSPPEVGHSSWHVALGSRTATTRASNFKPFAKDPEKQRRYEEFLVQMKQGRKDALERCLDPSMTEWERGRERDEFARAAQLYVSSHSTLSSRFTHAKEEDDSDQVEVPRDQENDVNDKQSAVKMKMFGKLTRDTFEWHPDKLLCKRFNVPDPYPDSTLVGLPRVKRDKYSVFNFLTIPETASLPTTQASSETTPQHRGPDKSRKPSRWDTSKQEKNEDSISEFLSLARSKVGPPKQESSPSVKREEEPAPESLSDKTANQAVDSQTEGEGSRPSMDLFKAIFASSSDEKSSSSEEEQGNSEDDEEDTGEAEVKSSQETPLEASSSAEPATEPAPQEPAPPFPIQKMQMDEREEFGPRLPPVFCPNARQKPEAPQKEKHKKSKEKHKTKKEHRRKKEKKKKHRKHKHKGKQKSKKSEKNSSSESTDSSDSSSDDEGAPDLSPQELLRRLKCLPLRRQ is encoded by the exons ATGGCGGCGCTGGGCAGTGACAGCGATGAGGATCTGGTCAGCTATGGCACGGGCCTGGAGCCTCTGGAAGAAG GTGAAAGACCAAAGAAACCGGTTCCTCTTCAGGATCAGACGgtcagagatgagaaaggaaggTATAAGCGATTTCATGGAGCCTTCAGCGGAGGGTTCTCTGCCGGGTACTTCAATACTGTTGGCTCCAAAGAAG GATGGACACCCTCTACCTTTGTGTCTTCTCGCCAGAACAGAGCGGACAAATCTGTTCTCAGTCCTGAAGACTTCATGGATGAAGAG gATCTCAGTGAATTTGGAATAGCACCTAAAGCAATTGTTACCACAGACGATTTTGCTTCCAAAACCAAAGATAGGATCCGAGAAAAGGCCAGGCAGTTGGCAGCTGCTACTGCCCCTATTCCTGGAGCCACTCTGCTCGATGACCTCATATCACCAGCTAA ATTATCTATTGGTTTTGAATTGCTAAGAAAAATGGGTTGGAAGGAAGGGCAAGGAGTTGGCCCTCGAGTAAAGAGAAGGCCACGCCGACAGAAACCAG ATCCTGGAGTCAAAATCTATGGCTGTGCCTTACCCCCTGGAGGCTCAGAAGGGTCTGAG GATGAAGAAGATGACTACTTGCCCGATAATGTGACCTTTGCCCCCAAAGACGTCACACCTGTGGATTTCACACCTAAAGATAATGTACACGGACTCGCTTACAAGGGCCTGGATCCCCACCAGGCACTGTTCGGAACTTCAGGAGAACATATTAATCTCTTCAGTGGGGGATCTGAGGGGACCAGCGATCTTCTTGGAGATGTTGGACTGAGTAAAGGGAGAAAGCTGGGCATTTCAGGCCAG GCTTTCGGTGTGGGTGCCCTGGAAGAGGAAGATGATGACATCTATGCCATGGAAACTCTATCCAAGTATGACACTGTGTTGAAGGATGAGGAGCCTGGAGACGGACTCTACGGCTGGACAGCACCCAAGCAATATAAAAGTCAGAAAG AATCAGAGAAAGATCTTCGATACGTTGGCAAAATTCTGGATGGATTTTCCTTGGCTTCTAAACCTTTATCTTCTAAGAAA ATCTATCCACCACCTGATTTGCCAAGAGACTACCGCCCAGTGCATTATTTCAGACCTGTGGTGGCTGCAACCTCTGAGAACTCCCACTTACTTCAGGTGTTATCTGAGTCTGCTGGAAAGGCAACACAGGACCCAGGGACACACAGTAGGCACCAACTGAATGCCTCCAAGCGTGGGGAGATGCTAGGAGAGACACCTGTTCAAG GGGCAAGTACATCAGTGTTAGAGTTTCTGTCCCAGAAAGATAGggaaagaattaaagaaatgaagCACGCGACTGACCTTAAAGCAGCTCAACTCAAGGCCAGGAGTCTGGCCCAGAACGCCTCCAGCAGCAGACTGCAGCCCTCCCCCCCCGAAGTTGGACATAGCTCATGGCACGTGGCCTTGGGTAGTAGGACAGCCACCACAAGAGCCAGCAACTTCAAACCTTTCGCTAAAGATCCAGAAAAGCAAAGACGATACGAAGAGTTCTTGGTACAGATGAAACAGGGTCGGAAAG ATGCCCTGGAACGTTGCCTGGATCCCAGCATGACCGAGTGGGAGCGAGGCCGCGAGCGGGATGAGTTTGCCCGGGCAGCCCAGCTATACGTGTCCTCCCATTCGACCTTGTCCTCCAGGTTCACTCACGCCAAGGAGGAAGACGATTCAGATCAAGTTGAAGTCCCTCGAGACCAAGAG AATGACGTCAACGACAAGCAGTCAGCTGTGAAGATGAAGATGTTTGGGAAGCTCACCCGAGACACGTTTGAGTGGCACCCTGACAAGCTTCTGTGTAAGAGGTTTAATGTCCCTGACCCTTATCCAGA TTCAACTTTAGTTGGCTTACCACGGGTGAAGCGTGACAAGTACTCGGTCTTCAACTTTCTGACGATCCCTGAGACAGCCTCCCTGCCCACAACGCAAGCATCAAGTGaaaccacgccacagcaccgaggTCCCGACA AATCCCGAAAACCATCCAGGTGGGATACATCTAAACAAGAAAAGAACGAAGATTCCATTAGTGAATTCTTAAGTTTGGCTAGATCAAAAGTTGGCCCACCTAAACAAGAGTCCAGTCCGTCAGTAAAAAGAGAAGAGGAACCTGCTCCGGAATCACTCTCAGATAAG ACGGCAAACCAAGCTGTGGATTCGCAGACGGAGGGGGAAGGAAGCCGCCCCTCCATGGACTTGTTCAAGGCCATCTTTGCCAGCTCCTCGGATGAAAAGTCCTCGTCCTCCGAGGAAGAGCAGGGCAACAGCGAGGATGACGAAGAGGATACTGGAGAGGCCGAGGTCAAAAGTTCCCAAGAGACTCCCTTGGAGGCCTCGTCCTCTGCGGAACCAG CCACTGAGCCAGCACCCCAAGAGCCTGCACCTCCCTTCCCGATACAGAAGATGCAGATGGATGAAAGAGAGGAGTTCGGCCCGCGCCTGCCACCCGTGTTCTGCCCCA ATGCTCGTCAGAAACCTGAGGCTCCtcaaaaagagaaacacaaaaagagcaaagaaaaacacaaaaccaaGAAAGAGCACAGACGGAAGAAGGAGAAG